The Arabidopsis thaliana chromosome 5, partial sequence genomic interval CCCCTAAGAGGTACTACTTGTTGTTGGAACAGAAGACGCCTCTGGCTGAGCCTCACTAGCCATAGTTTCCGGCAGTGAGGTTTCTTGCTGAGCCACCGATGGAGTTTCTGGCAGTGAAGTTTCTAGCTCGGCCACCGGTGGGGCTTCTGTGACGGAGGGGGTAGAAGGTTGAACAATTTCAGAAGGCTTGAACTTGTTGATGTAGTAGCTAAGAGACGGTCCACTGTAATCCACTGCTTTGGGTCGAGTTGGGGCATCTTTCCCGACTTGGAGGAGTATAGAGGAAGCTGCAGCGACTGCGATAAGAGCAATGCCTGCTACGATTGCTGCTGTGTTCTCAGCCCCATCAGCCGATGATCCTGCAGTACCTGAGCTAATCGCGCTCTCTGCAACATATACTGCAGGCTGAAAAAGTTACAAGAAACGCtattctttagaaaaaaagcCAATGGAATTGAGTCGATAAGAAAAAGCCAATCGAATTAGATCAAGAACCCCATCTCAAGAAGATGCGGGGTTTACATGACATGTTGTTGCAAGCTAATGCATATTTCTTGGAGATGGAGGTCGAGATCGATGACAGAATTATGgaacaaacacacacacacacaagaaaagccaaaaaaaagttaatttcaAACGAGACAAAATATAACAGTAAAACTGATCAGATCGAAAGCctagttttctttgttatcCTTGAAGCAACGATCAAACTCAAAGAAAGAGCCAAATGTATATTGAAAATTGGTTAAAGAGATCTCCTAACTCCCTGAAAGCCAAAAGGCTCACAAACAAGCCACTGGTCAAATACCCCTAATCTCATCTTGTTGTTATGCATCCACTACATTCTAATGCCTATCACAGAATCATAAGAACCTGTTCCCTCGGcaaagtttgaagctttttctCTCAACTAAAAACCAGTATCCCTCCAAACACTATGAGCCTAAAAGGAGTGCCTGTGCTTCCCTAAAGATACTAAAACTTACTTAGGTATAACCTAAACTAATAAAAGTAGAGATGAGTGGAGTGGATAGATAGATGGAGAAATAAAGAGGAACGAACCTCAATGGAGTAAACATTAGTCTGACCAGCAGTATCTTTCTCAACATAGCCAGTCCAACCACGCGGCTTCCGAGGAGGAAATGTTCCCACCACTTTCGTCTTCTCTCCAGCTAACCATTCCATACTCACTGTTCCTACCTGTTGCGTTTCACCCACCAAACCTCATCAATGACATCATTTCAATTGTAAAAATCCCCACTTTATAATCCAGTTTCACTAATTAGCTAATTTTGGAGATTCCGAAACTAAATCTTCTAAGTAACCAACTCATATTTCCCAGCAATGTTGAACAACCCAAttgcaaaaaaattatcatcatgggttttgttaaagaaacaaaattgagcGGAGAATGAAACAAATACAGA includes:
- a CDS encoding proline-rich family protein (proline-rich family protein; FUNCTIONS IN: molecular_function unknown; INVOLVED IN: biological_process unknown; LOCATED IN: thylakoid, chloroplast thylakoid membrane, chloroplast; EXPRESSED IN: 23 plant structures; EXPRESSED DURING: 13 growth stages; Has 30201 Blast hits to 17322 proteins in 780 species: Archae - 12; Bacteria - 1396; Metazoa - 17338; Fungi - 3422; Plants - 5037; Viruses - 0; Other Eukaryotes - 2996 (source: NCBI BLink).), which translates into the protein MSNVLLSPNGYVFASPKPLGRFINSKSGGRKLFFSVVRASSDDADCNAEECAPEKEVGTVSMEWLAGEKTKVVGTFPPRKPRGWTGYVEKDTAGQTNVYSIEPAVYVAESAISSGTAGSSADGAENTAAIVAGIALIAVAAASSILLQVGKDAPTRPKAVDYSGPSLSYYINKFKPSEIVQPSTPSVTEAPPVAELETSLPETPSVAQQETSLPETMASEAQPEASSVPTTSSTS